The following coding sequences lie in one Spirosoma sp. KUDC1026 genomic window:
- a CDS encoding S46 family peptidase — protein sequence MHIPRYRPALLLGLLLAGTLSSASAQTSPYVTNDTVKGSPLDLGKMWTFDNPPNAFFQKTYKFNADQKWFDEARLAALRFADYCSASFVSANGLVMTNHHCARESGTAVTRKGEDLNATGFFAKTLAEERKVDGLFVDQLVKIEDITKQVQEAVAKAGTEAQAQLQAREQVFTAVKQQYGSKADWQGLELQTITFYNGGRYALYGFKRYSDVRLVFMPELQLGFFGGDPDNFTYPRYALDCSFFRVYDNGKPLQTTHFFKFNPDGIRENEPIFVIGNPGRTERLKTVAELEFDRDLQTPATIQLIKNRSAALQAYNATAKSDSILNEIFSYENSLKAYNGQLAGLRDPALMARKVTFEQRFQADAKAKNLPAEQLNTWNAIASNTAQLRSLFRDANYLAPSERTMGELLTFANVLTQYGQLAATRPQDAERARSLVVTPNIVSMKLEEGYLAAHLTEALAGLGSDDPYVKAALTGPDGKQQTPAQAAAYLIKSSKLNDPAFVSDLAVRGGAINSSSDPLLALARIGFQRYLTAARQARQIAQQQEVLRSQLGRMLYDVYGTAVPPDATFSLRINDGVVKGYAYNGTVAPIKTTFAGLYDRNYSFNDKAPWNLPARWKNPPAALLKEPMCFISTNDIIGGNSGSPMINKNREAVGLVFDGNIESLPGEFIFVPDANRSISVHAGGIIAAMRYIYKADRLITELLGTEAGKTANVRK from the coding sequence ATGCACATTCCTCGTTACCGTCCTGCCCTCCTGCTGGGACTTTTACTGGCGGGTACGCTATCGTCAGCCAGCGCCCAGACCTCGCCTTATGTTACGAACGATACGGTAAAAGGCAGTCCACTCGATCTGGGCAAGATGTGGACCTTCGACAATCCTCCTAACGCCTTTTTTCAGAAAACATACAAGTTCAACGCCGACCAGAAATGGTTTGACGAAGCACGGCTGGCCGCTCTCCGGTTTGCCGATTACTGCTCAGCCTCGTTCGTATCGGCCAACGGCCTCGTCATGACCAATCACCACTGCGCGCGTGAGTCGGGAACGGCCGTAACGCGTAAGGGCGAGGATTTGAACGCAACGGGTTTCTTCGCCAAGACCCTGGCCGAAGAACGGAAGGTTGATGGGCTGTTCGTTGATCAACTGGTCAAAATTGAGGACATAACGAAGCAGGTGCAGGAAGCTGTGGCTAAAGCCGGCACCGAAGCCCAGGCACAGCTTCAGGCCCGTGAGCAGGTGTTTACCGCTGTCAAGCAGCAGTATGGCTCAAAAGCCGACTGGCAGGGACTTGAACTGCAAACCATTACGTTCTACAATGGGGGCCGCTACGCGCTGTACGGCTTCAAACGCTATTCCGACGTGCGGCTGGTGTTCATGCCCGAGCTGCAGCTGGGCTTTTTCGGCGGTGACCCCGACAACTTTACATATCCACGCTACGCGCTAGACTGCTCATTCTTCCGGGTATACGACAACGGCAAACCGCTGCAAACGACGCATTTTTTCAAATTCAACCCGGACGGAATTCGGGAGAACGAGCCGATTTTCGTGATTGGCAATCCCGGCCGTACTGAGCGACTTAAAACCGTAGCCGAACTCGAATTTGACCGTGATCTGCAGACACCCGCTACAATTCAGCTGATCAAAAACCGGTCGGCGGCTCTGCAGGCCTACAACGCCACGGCAAAAAGCGACAGTATTCTGAACGAAATTTTCAGCTATGAGAACAGCCTGAAAGCCTACAACGGTCAGTTAGCTGGGCTGCGCGACCCAGCACTGATGGCGCGCAAGGTCACCTTCGAGCAACGGTTTCAGGCCGACGCCAAAGCTAAAAACCTTCCGGCCGAGCAACTGAACACCTGGAACGCCATTGCCAGCAATACGGCGCAGCTACGCAGCCTGTTCCGGGATGCAAACTACCTGGCGCCCAGTGAGCGCACCATGGGCGAGTTACTTACTTTCGCCAATGTGTTGACGCAGTACGGACAGCTGGCGGCCACCCGCCCGCAGGATGCCGAACGAGCCCGCTCGCTGGTCGTTACGCCAAACATAGTCAGTATGAAGCTGGAAGAAGGTTACCTGGCGGCTCACCTGACCGAAGCGCTGGCGGGTCTGGGCAGTGATGATCCGTATGTGAAAGCGGCTCTAACGGGTCCGGACGGCAAACAACAAACACCCGCCCAGGCTGCGGCCTATCTGATCAAATCCAGCAAACTCAACGACCCGGCTTTTGTGAGCGACCTGGCCGTTCGGGGAGGAGCCATCAATTCATCCAGCGATCCACTGCTGGCGCTGGCCCGTATTGGGTTCCAGCGCTACCTGACTGCCGCCCGGCAGGCCCGGCAGATCGCTCAGCAACAGGAAGTGTTACGTAGCCAGCTGGGGCGGATGCTGTATGACGTGTATGGCACGGCCGTTCCTCCCGATGCTACCTTCTCGTTACGTATCAACGATGGGGTGGTGAAAGGATACGCCTACAACGGTACGGTAGCCCCCATCAAAACAACCTTCGCCGGGCTGTACGACCGGAATTACTCGTTCAACGACAAAGCCCCCTGGAACCTGCCGGCCCGCTGGAAAAATCCGCCAGCGGCTTTGCTGAAAGAGCCTATGTGCTTTATCAGCACCAATGACATTATTGGTGGCAACTCAGGCAGTCCGATGATCAACAAAAACCGGGAGGCTGTTGGGCTGGTATTCGACGGTAACATCGAAAGTTTGCCGGGCGAGTTCATCTTCGTACCCGACGCCAACCGCAGTATCTCGGTCCACGCGGGGGGGATCATCGCGGCCATGCGTTACATCTACAAAGCCGACCGGCTGATTACGGAATTACTGGGGAC
- a CDS encoding NAD(P)/FAD-dependent oxidoreductase, with amino-acid sequence MLQYDKLSLNIPDTTKPRVVIIGGGFGGMNLVKSLRDMDMQVVLFDKQNYNGFWPLLYQVATAGLEPDAISEPFRKMFDGYDDFHFRMVRVNKIDPASKTVTTLIGDLTYDYLVIASGSKSNFFGNKEIEKYAFPLKTVPEALDVRSQFLQCFEQASITDPEDRQSLLNFVIAGAGPTGVEMAGSLAEMRKNVLPSDYPGLDFTQMNIYLVEGLGKVLPPMSDEAGKKAQSYLESLGVNIRLNTLVESYDGTTVTFKGGEQIKTQTLVWSAGVTGALIDGLPEASVERGRILVDPINQVQGLKDVFAIGDIALMKLEKYPKGHPGVAQPAIQQAQHLAKNIRRMRKNEKTEPFEYFDKGSLAIVGRMKAVADLPGNMTLGGFFAWMAWLFVHIWYLVGFRSKLIVFSNWMYRLFTYERGTRIIIRPYVRKDDKAGQEFVVKNQMS; translated from the coding sequence ATGCTTCAATACGACAAACTCTCTTTAAATATACCTGACACTACCAAGCCCCGCGTTGTCATCATCGGCGGTGGATTTGGCGGTATGAATCTGGTTAAAAGCCTGCGTGACATGGACATGCAGGTTGTCCTGTTCGACAAACAAAATTACAACGGTTTCTGGCCGCTGCTCTACCAGGTAGCAACAGCGGGCCTGGAACCCGACGCTATCTCAGAACCTTTCCGGAAGATGTTCGACGGTTACGACGATTTTCACTTCCGGATGGTACGGGTCAATAAAATTGATCCCGCCAGCAAGACCGTCACAACGCTTATCGGCGATCTGACTTACGATTATCTGGTTATTGCCAGTGGCTCCAAATCCAATTTTTTTGGCAACAAAGAAATTGAGAAATACGCCTTCCCGCTGAAGACCGTACCCGAAGCACTCGACGTACGGAGTCAGTTTCTGCAGTGCTTCGAGCAGGCCAGCATTACCGACCCCGAAGACCGGCAAAGTCTGCTGAACTTCGTCATTGCCGGCGCCGGTCCAACAGGCGTTGAGATGGCGGGGTCGCTCGCCGAAATGCGGAAGAATGTCCTGCCGAGCGATTATCCAGGACTGGATTTCACGCAGATGAATATTTACCTCGTGGAGGGGCTAGGCAAAGTATTGCCGCCGATGTCCGACGAAGCGGGTAAGAAGGCACAGTCTTATCTCGAAAGCCTGGGTGTCAATATTAGACTGAACACGTTGGTTGAATCATACGACGGTACGACCGTTACGTTCAAGGGCGGAGAACAGATCAAAACGCAGACGCTGGTCTGGAGTGCCGGTGTTACGGGCGCGTTGATTGACGGTTTACCCGAAGCATCTGTTGAGCGCGGCCGGATTCTGGTCGACCCCATTAATCAGGTACAGGGACTGAAAGACGTCTTTGCCATCGGTGACATCGCTCTGATGAAGCTGGAGAAATACCCGAAAGGGCACCCTGGCGTCGCACAGCCCGCTATTCAACAGGCGCAGCACCTGGCGAAAAACATTCGCCGGATGCGTAAAAACGAAAAAACCGAACCGTTCGAGTATTTCGACAAAGGGTCGCTGGCCATTGTAGGACGGATGAAAGCCGTGGCTGATCTGCCGGGGAACATGACCCTGGGTGGCTTCTTCGCCTGGATGGCCTGGCTGTTCGTTCACATCTGGTACCTGGTTGGTTTCCGGAGCAAGCTGATTGTTTTCAGCAACTGGATGTACCGCCTGTTCACCTACGAGCGCGGTACGCGGATCATCATCCGACCGTACGTTCGTAAGGATGACAAAGCCGGTCAGGAGTTCGTCGTCAAAAACCAAATGAGCTAA